The proteins below are encoded in one region of Brassica napus cultivar Da-Ae chromosome A6, Da-Ae, whole genome shotgun sequence:
- the LOC106427269 gene encoding post-GPI attachment to proteins factor 3 — MARNLRRVLLIVAVVSWCLVSTLEASEGDADPLYKSCVDQCQKTGCVGDNCFQHCKFSADGKAIDGPWYMQEPLYLRWKQWDCQSDCQYECMMTREEERKRNGEKPTKYFGKWPLKHVYGIQEPLSVAFSALDLAIQFHGWVSYFILVYYNLPLQPNRKTYYEYNGLLHIYAIIVMNSLFWSGVCHSRDVALTERLDYSSATVLAGFSLILAIIRSFSIHDKSAKVMVTVPILAVVATHILYLNFYNLDEGLHRKVIFGIGAVELVVWGVWAALTSHPSKWKLRAFFVSSILTMCLRMLDFPPYKGYVDAHALWRAAGIPLSYLWWSFACDDAVFRTTVLLKKSK; from the exons ATGGCGCGAAATCTGAGAAGGGTTCTGCTTATTGTAGCGGTGGTGTCGTGGTGTCTTGTTTCAACACTGGAAGCGAGCGAAGGAGATGCTGATCCTCTTTACAA GTCATGTGTGGATCAATGTCAGAAAACTGGATGCGTGGGGGACAATTGCTTCCAGCACTGTAAATTTTCAGCTGACGGAAAAGCCATAGACGGTCCATGGTACATGCAAGAGCCACTTTACCTGCGTTGGAAACAATGGGACTGCCAAAGTGATTGCCAGTACGAATGCATGAtgacaagagaagaagagaggaaaaGAAACGGAGAGAAACCCACCAAGTACTTCGGTAAATGGCCACTCAAACATGTCTATGGGATTCAGGAACCTCTCTCCGTTGCTTTCTCTGCTCTTGACCTAGCGATACAGTTCCATGGATGGGTCTCCTACTTCATCCTCGTTTACTATAACTTGCCTCTCCAGCCAAACCGGAAAACTTACTACGAGTACAACGGATTGTTGCATATCTATGCCATCATTGTAATGAACTCACTCTTCTGGAGTGGTGTTTGTCACAGCAG AGATGTTGCATTGACAGAGAGGCTAGATTACTCTTCAGCTACAGTGTTAGCCGGGTTTTCGCTTATTCTAGCTATAATCAGGTCTTTTAGCATACATGATAAATCTGCAAAAGTCATGGTTACTGTACCTATTCTTGCAGTTGTAGCAACTCATATTCTCTACCTCAACTTCTACAACCTCGATGAAG GGCTTCACAGGAAAGTTATATTCGGAATAGGAGCAGTGGAGCTAGTGGTGTGGGGTGTATGGGCGGCTTTAACGTCACATCCATCAAAGTGGAAGCTAAGAGCTTTCTTTGTCTCGAGCATACTCACAATGTGTCTTAGAATGCTCGATTTCCCACCGTACAAAGGGTATGTTGATGCTCATGCTCTTTGGCGAGCTGCAGGGATCCCTCTCTCTTACCTTTGGTGGAGTTTTGCCTGCGACGACGCCGTTTTCAGGACCACTGTTCTCCTCAAGAAGTCAAAGTGA